One Sciurus carolinensis chromosome Y, mSciCar1.2, whole genome shotgun sequence DNA window includes the following coding sequences:
- the LOC124973032 gene encoding eukaryotic translation initiation factor 2 subunit 3, X-linked-like, whose translation MAGDEVGVIVGQPHLSLQNLATLDVTKLTPLSHEVISRQATINIGTIGHVAHGKSTVVKAISGVHTVRFKNELERNITIKLGYANAKIYKLDDSNCLRPECYRSCGSSTPDEFPTDIPGTKGNFKLVRHVSFVDCPGHDILMATMLNGAAVMDAALLLIAGNESCPQPQTSEHLAAIEIMKLKHILILQNKIDLVKESQAKEQCEQILAFIQGTVAEGAPIIPISAQLKYNIEVVCEYIVKKIPVPPRDFTSDPRLIVIRSFDVNKPGCEVDDLKGGVAGGSILKGVLKVGQEIEVRPGIVSKDSEGKLMCKPIFSKIVSLFAEHNDLQYAAPGGLIGVGTKIDPTLCRADRMVGQVLGAVGALPEIFTELEISYFLLRRLLGVRTEGDKKAAKVQKLSRNEVLMVNIGSLSTGGRVSAVKADLGKIVLTNPVCTEVGEKIALSRRVEKHWRLIGWGQIRRGVTIKPTIDDE comes from the exons ATGGCGGGTGACGAGGTTGGAGTGATCGTGGGGCAGCCGCATCTTTCTCTGCAGAATCTTGCTACCTTG gacGTTACCAAATTGACTCCGCTTTCACATGAAGTTATCAGCCGACAAGCCACAATCAATATAG gaACAATTGGTCATGTTGCTCATGGGAAATCCACAGTTGTAAAAGCTATTTCTGGTGTTCACACTGTGAGGTTCAAAAATGAACTGGAAAGGAATATTACCATCAAGCTTGGATATGCTAATGCCAAG ATTTATAAACTTGATGACTCAAATTGTCTTCGACCAGAATGTTACAGATCTTGTGGAAGTAGTACACCTGATGAGTTTCCTACAGACATCCCagggaccaaagggaacttcaaACTAGTCAG GCATGTTTCCTTTGTTGACTGTCCTGGTCATGATATTTTGATGGCTACTATGCTGAATGGTGCAGCAGTGATGGATGCAGCTCTTCTGTTGATAG CTGGTAATGAATCTTGTCCTCAACCTCAGACTTCGGAACACCTAGCTGCCATAGAAATTATGAAGCTGAAGCATATTTTGattctgcaaaataaaattgatttggtgAAAGAAAGTCAGGCTAAAGAACAATGTGAACAGATCCTTGCATTTATTCAAG GTACAGTAGCTGAAGGAGCTCCTATTATTCCAATTTCTGCTCAGCTGAAATATAATATTGAAGTTGTCTGTGAGTATATAGTAAAGAAAATTCCAGTACCTCCAAGAGACTTTACCTCAGACCCTCGACTTATTG tAATTAGGTCTTTTGATGTTAATAAACCTGGCTGTGAGGTTGATGACCTTAAAGGGGGTGTAGCTGGTGGTAGTATTTTAAAAGGAGTGTTAAAG GTGGGTCAGGAGATAGAAGTCAGACCTGGTATTGTTTCCAAGGATAGCGAAGGAAAACTCATGTGTAAGCCAATCTTTTCCAAAATTGTGTCACTTTTTGCAGAACACAATGATCTTCAGTATGCTGCTCCAGGGGGTCTTATTG GAGTTGGAACCAAAATTGACCCAACCTTGTGCCGAGCTGACAGAATGGTGGGTCAGGTACTTGGTGCAGTTGGAGCATTACCTGAGATATTCACAGAACTGGAAATTTCCTACTTTCTACTTAGACGGCTACTAGGTGTACGTACGGAAGGAGACAAAAAAGCAGCAAAG GTACAGAAGCTATCCAGGAATGAAGTGCTTATGGTGAACATAGGATCTCTGTCTACAGGAGGAAGAGTTAGTGCAGTCAAGGCTGATTTGGGTAAAATAGTTCTCACTAATCCTGTGTGCACAGAAGTAGGAGAAAAAATTGCCCTTAGCCGAAGAGTTGAGAAACACTGGCG tttAATTGGTTGGGGTCAAATAAGAAGAGGAGTGACCATCAAGCCAACAATAGATGATGAATGA